Genomic DNA from Lagenorhynchus albirostris chromosome 20, mLagAlb1.1, whole genome shotgun sequence:
GTTCAACTGGCATATTGCTTGCAGCAGCTGCCAAAGGAGGATCGTCGGTGTGCGCTACCAGTGCAGGTAAAGCAGTAACTGGGCAGTGAATAGCTCTTAGTAGAACTTACAGCAGGCGGGCCTTCTAGCATTCTGGGAGGTACCCTCTGAGCACCATCCATAGCAGCTCTGGATTGGAAACAAGCTACTCTTCACCCACAAGATAAAATAACTATTTGAAGGGTATTCAGATTGTGGTGTTCATATATACTTTCGAATTAAAAGAGCCAAAATTAAGTTCCCCAAAACAACATTGGATCCCCAAGGATTATCTCCGTATTCCAAATGCTTTCATATCTCGTTTTCTCCCATAGATTGTCCTTTGAAATAGGTACAGGTGAAGtgttactatcctcattttattcATGAGGATTGAGACATGGCATGGATGGGTGATGTGCTCAGGTTCCCACCTAGCTGGTAATAGAGCAGATAAGGAAGTCCGGGTCCCTATCGCCCAACCTCAGGTACTTCCCactgttcctttcttttcctcatagCCTCTGCCCATCCTACAATATCTGTGAAGATTGTGAATCGGGGCCATATGCCCATGACTCCAACCATGTCCTGCTGAAGTTGCGGAGACCTGTTGTGGGTTCCTCTGAACCCTTCTCTCACTCGAGGTTCTCTACTCCTCGTCTTCCTGCTGCTCTGGAACAGGCCAGGTaaaaccatatgtgcatgggatgCTTGTTCTCTGTTTGGTTTCTTGGTTTTGGTGACAGGGTGTGAGTCACAAAACTACAAATAgtctcctgggaattccctggcagtccagtggttagaactccacgcttccacagcagggggcacgggttcgatccctggtcgagcaACTAAGgccccacatgccgcatggcacagccaaaaacaaaacaataaaagcacATAGTCTCCTTAGTTCCCACTCCTTTCCAGTTGATGTGCAATGACGGGGATAATTATCCTCCAAAGCTAATGAGATGGAAATgagaactacagaaagaaattaagaagctAACCTAGAAGCTGACGCTGATGGAGACCACAAGTGGCTCAAAATAGcttcaagattttttaaatatttattcatttatttatttaggctgcaccgggtcttagttgtggcactcaggatcttcattgtggcgtgggggatttttttttttttttttgcagcatgcatgcacaaccagggattgaacccgagcccctgcatagggagcgcagagtcttacccactggaccaccagggaagttcctgaatAGCTTCAAGATTTGTTTGtgagatttgttttttaagactGTGTTTTTTATCTCACAGGCTCCAGAAACAGGTTGACAAGAACTTTCTTAAAGCAGAAAAGCAAAGGTTGCGAGCTGAGAAGAAACAGCGTAAAGCAGAGGTCAAGGAACTTAAAAAGCAGCTTAAACTCCACAGGAAGATTCATCTGTGGAATTCGATCCATGGGCTCCAGAGCCCCAAGTCTCCTTTGGGCCGACCCGAGAGCCTGCTGCAGTCTAACACCCCAATGTAAGCCCAGGGCCAGGGCGGGAGCCAGGACTTTAGGTCCAGCCCTCTAAACTGGAACTTAAGCCAACTTCTGTCTTATTTATTGGTAACCCATAACACCCAAACCCTTAAAACTTCCCGTTTTCCGATCCTAGTGTTCTTAAAGGGTGGTTTGGTAGTTATCTTTGACACTTGCTTTGTTGCCttcttcagaaaaacagaaaccagtAAGGTTCAGAAACTGGCTGGTGTGACCTCTCTTCACTGGAGGCAGTCTGGATTTGAAGCAaaagaagcaaatattttaagAGCCCAACTCTTTAGTTAATTTATGGTCCCTTTTAGTTATCCTCACCATAGTTTTTTAGCTTAGGAGTCAGGTccccttgggttttttttttgttttttgaggttgttttttggggttgtttttggcgtgcgggatcttagttccccaaccagggtttgaacccgcgccccctgcagtgcaagcacggagtcctaaccactggactgccaggggattcccattgttagtattatttttaagGCAAATGCATTGGTACATCCTCCAGGGTCACTGTCTGTGTCTCAGACCACAGTATTGGGTATTCAGAAGACATCACACCCAGCAGCAAGTGACTAAATATTTGAATTTCTGTTCAGGCTCCCTTTGCAGCCCTGTGCCTCAGTTATGCCAACCCTCAGTGCAGCATTTGTGGATGAGAATTTGCCTGATGGGACTCACCTCCAGCCAGGAACCAAGTTTATCAAACACTGGAGGATGAAAAATACAGGAAATGTAAAGTGGAGTACAGACACAAAGGTATTTTTCCCCACAAAACGTGAAGATGAAGTGATTTGAGGTGGCAGTGTGTTTAACTGACAggctttctttctcttgtcaCTATTCTTTTCAGCTCAAGTTCATGTGGGGAAATCTGACTTTGGCTTCTACAGAAAAGAAGGATGTTTTGGTTCCCTGCCTAAAGGCCGGCCATGTGGGAGTTGTGTCTGTGGAGTTCATTGCCCCAACCCTGGAGGGAACATACACTTCCCACTGGCGTCTTTCTCACAAAGGCCAGCAGTTTGGGCCTCGGGTCTGGTGCAGTATCATAGTGGATCCTTTCCCCTACACAGAGAGCTCTGATAACATTGAAAAGAGCATGATCAGCTCAAGCAAAGGTGCTGATCTCACCTGCCAGCAAGAGGTGAGCATTGGAAGGGTGACTAAAACCAAAAGAGCCCACTCACAGCTGGTGGTTCTTCAGAAGTCTGGAGAAGCCAGCTTCTCCCCTCCTTCGAACACATCGTGTGCTTATATTGGGCCTAGTCCTCAGGGGCTCTGTTTGCATGTCCTTCGCATCTTGGTGCAGGCGTCCCTCAGTGCTTTCGTATCTCTCTGTAGTGATGTGTGGCTAGCCTCTGTGCTGCACGAGGGAAAGCAGAGCTGCCTGGCCTGTGGGCCTGCTGAGCTGATGCCTTTGCTGCTTAACAGTCATCTCTCCTGTATATCCCTTGTGTATGTTTCCTAAATACTAATGAAGTCTTACCCTGGTTGTTACTTGGTGCACAGTTTTTTCAGGCAGCTTCCCTGTTTACTACTTAAATTTAGTTACCCAGTGTTAATGTCCTGGTTTCGACTGTTGTTTTTATGGTTAATCTAAGCTATTgtcattaggggaagctgggtgaagggggTAATTAGTAAACTCTCTATACTGTTCTTGTAACTTTTCTATAAGTCTAAaattataacaaaacaaaaagttttaatacatgtagtgcttttgtttttaggGAGGCAGCCGTCAGCTTGCCTTTTGAGTTCTGTTGAGGGCCTAAAATGTGTCCCAATGGTTTATCTCCATAGGAAGCTCTTCTTCCGGCTAAAGAAGAAACTCCACCTGGTGAAACAACTGAGCAGGCAGAAGGGACAGGAACCTGCATCCCACAGAAGGCCAAAAATGCTGCCAGCGAGAGGGAGCTCTACATCCCATCTGTGGACCTTCTGACTGCCCAGGTGGAAGACTGAGCACTTTGAGGGGCGAGGGACAGAAAGCCCTGGGGAAAGAGTTCTGAACTTGTTGAAGAAAAGGCGGTAGAGCCATAGGTGGTGCTCAGGAAGTTGGAGATACGCCCACTCTGATCTAGTCAGATGCACTGAATGGCAAAATCATCACCAGTGGGAGCAGGCTTCTAAACTAAATGTTTCGTCTTTGAATTGGGAACTTACCTTGTGCTTCCCACCACTTCCCTCTAGTTGCCTCTTCTTTTCTGCCTAACTGGTTCACCTTCACCCCCACTGCATTTGCTCTCTTTCCTGCCATTTGGTTATTTGAATGCCTACTTCCCATTTAACTCTTCTTGTTTTCACTTGACTGATGTGAGGCATGAATTTGAACAGAGTTGAATCTGGGATGATACAGAACTCAATGGCCTGCAGGACCCATCAAGACAAAACATGGCTCTAGCGTGTGCTGCGAGTAGTCTAaccttgtgcctttttttttcagGACCTGCTGTCCTTTGAGCTGTTGGATATAAATATTGTCCAAGAGTTGGAGAGAGTGCCCCACAACACCCCTGTGGGTAAGAATGTCACTCGGTCCACCTTGCTTATTTTATTAACAGGCCCCAAAATACTGCAGCCCTGACTCTGGTAGTTAGTATTTTATTCTGAGGAAATAGTTGGCAAGGATTTCTCCCACAATGTGATATTAAAACTGCACCCATTGGttcattttccttcctctccctgttgTCAGAGGCAACAATACCAGTTTGTGCAAAGTTTCCCCACCATAAAGGGAccctcttctccatttttctctggatatttgTGTCCCTTTGTTCTTTTGCATTCATGGCTCTGTGTCTTGGCCATGGTCTCCCAAAGCCAAACAACCGTTTATGATCCTTCCTGCATTGATGGATCTGTCTGAGATACTTGTGTGCCTAATGGTCTGGAGAAATTCTTTAGAACGCCTTGAAGTGTACCTGGGTTTATTTTAGCCATGCAGGAGGCAAAAAGCCTATGAGCTGCTGTTTCTGGACACTGACTGTTGATGATGTGAAGCTTTTTCATGGCTGATGGTTCTCCTGTCTTCATTCTCCAGATATGACTCCCTGCATGTCTCCTCTGCCACATGACAGTCCTTTAATAGAGAAGCCAGGCTTGGGGCAGATACAGGAAGAGAGTGAAGGGGCGGGATTTAAAGAACTTCCTGGTAAGGGgttaaatatttgtaaagtatttGCATCCTCCCCTTCCACACCACACCCTGTTGTTACACATACCCCCTACTAATCTTACCTTGCTGTGTGAGCGGGTTTTCTGTAGGATCTCATTTTTTGAAGTCTCCTCACCTGCACATGGCACCAATAGCAGCTATTCTGTGGCATCGCATCAGCATGGGTACATGACTAGAGAAAGATCTTCAACACTTTAAACGCTAATTGCAGACAAAGTTCatgtctttttcagattccacagtGTCAGTAAAGAAGAGGGCTGAGAACATTTCTTCAGTGGAGGAAGCAGAAGATGACCTGAGTGGGACCCAGTTCGTGTGTGAGACTGTAATCCGATCCCTTACCTTGGATGCTGCCCCGGATCACAAACCACCTTGCAGACAGAAGTCCACGCACAGTGAGCGTCCCTGaattccccacccacccaccccccaaaactgAGGTGACGCCTGACTTGTGATTGCCAGACCTGAGCAGATAGAAGTGCTCTTCTTTACTGAGAGTAGTGGAGATAGCGGGATCTTTGTTAGAATTCGGATCATGGTTGTTTCTTTGGGCTCTACATATGCTACCTGACCATTTTATTTATAGCATCAGGAGCAAAGCAGCTACCATAACTCATTTCTGTACTTCTTCAGGGGCAGAATTTCAGTTGCACACCACAGAGGAGCAGCAGCCGGTTGTGCTGCCTGGATTCTGCAGCAAGGAGTCTTCTTGTAAGTTGACAGAGCCCCTCAGCAGAGACCCCCACTGGCAGCTGAGTTGTCTCCTTTCTCCAAGGGCAGCAGTCAGGAAATAGTGGGCAGAAACAGGAGCACCAGACTAAGTTTCTCACGGTTAAATTCTGCTGTAATAAATTTCTTTGTGGCAGAAATTTTTAGATGTCAGATAGGTAGAACCACTGTCATGTATTTCAAGTACTATCCAAAAACTCAAATTCTACTCCatcaaaataatgtgaaaaaatgtCTTGTGTTTATTATAGTGAAATTTGACCTATACCTTTAAGCATGATTTATCTcactttttcatttatgtatctatatttaaactgtatattttttaaaatatatgtatttcctcACACATACTTGTGTACAAATGCATAACAAAAAAGTCTGGAAGGACTTACGCCAAAATGTTCACAGTAGTTATCTCTGTTAAGGCTAtaggtacttttttatttccttttttttttgtcatccaTGTTTGCCAATTTTCTATCATGACTACTCATTACTtcacaaagaagagaaggaaagtagTCATACAGTCCTGAAGTATTTACCACcaaacattttctcttcttatagcACTGTTAGCTAGTATATCAGTTTTGATTTGAACCCGTCTCAGTATGTTAACCATCACGTGAAGAGGAAAAGGGATGAGGCCTCCTTGTTTTAAGATTCATAGTGTTCTCAGAAGCCTCGATGTTTCTGCCAATGTTGTTTTTGTGAACTTTGGTTCTATGTGGCTTTGCGTAGGTTTAGAATATGGCCATGACCATGGTTTCAGCAGCCCTTCCCTCTGGTTTGTCCCTGTCCTCTGGGTTTCATAATTATAGCTCATGACCTACAAGGCTTGGTGGGGTAAGGGTAGCACAGGGGCTGCTTTTAGCTTATACCTTAAAATTGGCTGCTTTCATCCTTTAGTGAAATTTGCCCCACCCGAAGAGGGACCACTTGGAGACGAGAGGGAAGAGATTGTCCGTATTGTTGAAGAAGAAGCTgtcatggaggaggaggaggaggatgagcTCAGAGATGAAGTTCAGAGTCAGTCCTCTGCTTCTTCGGAGGATTACATCATCATCCTGCCTGAGTGCTTTGACACCAGCCGCCCCCTGGGGGACTCCATGTACAGCTCTGCCCTCTCACAGCCAGGCCTGGAGCGAGGGGCTGAAGGCGAGCCTGGGGTTGAGGCTGGGCAGGAACCAGTCGAGGCTGGGGAGAGACCCCCTGGAGGGGAGAACCAGCCACAGGGGCACAGCATCAATGATATCCTTATGACCTCACAGACTCTGGACACAGTGCCCCTGACCCCAGAGGTGGTAGGGCCTTCGCCACGGCTGCCCAGGTACCATCCACACCCCGCTCTGCTGGGCTGTTCTCCAGAGGTGGAataaagagagaggactcaaccTGATCTCAAAACCTGTTTCTTTGTCAGCAAGGGAAGAGTCTATTTCCCATAGTAAAGTCTGATGAATAAAAGTTGTACTTCCCAGTATTTGTGTATTCTGGATTTAAAGAAATACTTGTTTCAGTTAACCTTAATTATCTGAGTATAATCTATCTACTTATGTTTTGATCATTGAGAGCCAGTTTTTAAACACAAACATCCCTGGACCTTCCTCCCTGTTCTGTTGACTCATGGGCAAAGGCAGCAAAAACTCTTTCTCATACTAATCCAAACAAAGTAGAATAAGAAGTTTAATCTGTTATGGAAACAAATATACTACAAAACCCAGATAGAAGTTACTGTTTTTCTCTACTGGTTCTGTCTGTATCACTGCTCTCTCACAGTATGGAAAATGGTGGAGGCTTGACTATAATTTAAAGCATTCTCCCAGGGAgctagatattttcttttatcagCACCACTTGATACAGGGGGAAGTGACCAGACTGAAGCCAGTCTTTCTAGCTTGACTGTGGCTGAAGAGGAAAACCAGAAGAAGAATGAGCCCTTCTCACCTGATCCCTAAATTCAGACATGTGATCTGGATCAGAAATGTGAAGCCTCTGTAGAGAATTTGGCACTGCTGTGCTCTGTTTACTGTTTCTCCACCATTACTGTAGGCGCCTTTTCAACTTACTTTCAATATTGT
This window encodes:
- the NBR1 gene encoding next to BRCA1 gene 1 protein isoform X1 codes for the protein MEPQVTLNVTFKNETQSFLVSDPENTTWADVEAMMAVKQGNQLQMQVHEGYRVVYEAPPPVGAEKRPVARTGKKPLAHYSSLVRVLGSDMKTPEEPAAQQFPPAPRDADQPQDKPPDWFTSYLETFREQVVKETVEKLEQKLREKLILQNPSLGSCPSEVSMPISEEALFLPENQFNWHIACSSCQRRIVGVRYQCSLCPSYNICEDCESGPYAHDSNHVLLKLRRPVVGSSEPFSHSRFSTPRLPAALEQARLQKQVDKNFLKAEKQRLRAEKKQRKAEVKELKKQLKLHRKIHLWNSIHGLQSPKSPLGRPESLLQSNTPMLPLQPCASVMPTLSAAFVDENLPDGTHLQPGTKFIKHWRMKNTGNVKWSTDTKLKFMWGNLTLASTEKKDVLVPCLKAGHVGVVSVEFIAPTLEGTYTSHWRLSHKGQQFGPRVWCSIIVDPFPYTESSDNIEKSMISSSKGADLTCQQEEALLPAKEETPPGETTEQAEGTGTCIPQKAKNAASERELYIPSVDLLTAQDLLSFELLDINIVQELERVPHNTPVDMTPCMSPLPHDSPLIEKPGLGQIQEESEGAGFKELPDSTVSVKKRAENISSVEEAEDDLSGTQFVCETVIRSLTLDAAPDHKPPCRQKSTHRAEFQLHTTEEQQPVVLPGFCSKESSLKFAPPEEGPLGDEREEIVRIVEEEAVMEEEEEDELRDEVQSQSSASSEDYIIILPECFDTSRPLGDSMYSSALSQPGLERGAEGEPGVEAGQEPVEAGERPPGGENQPQGHSINDILMTSQTLDTVPLTPEVVGPSPRLPRSPPYAQHHGSPGVDLPVTVPEVFSVPDQSRGELRGSSGLVNSRQKSSDHSRHHHGSSIAGGLVKGALSVAASAYKALFAGPPVTAQPIVSEDQTAALMSHLFEMGFCDRQLNLRLLKKHNYNILQVVTELLQINNDDWYSHRY
- the NBR1 gene encoding next to BRCA1 gene 1 protein isoform X4, which codes for MEPQVTLNVTFKNETQSFLVSDPENTTWADVEAMMAVKQGNQLQMQVHEGYRVVYEAPPPVGAEKRPVARTGKKPLAHYSSLVRVLGSDMKTPEEPAAQQFPPAPRDADQPQDKPPDWFTSYLETFREQVVKETVEKLEQKLREKLILQNPSLGSCPSEVSMPISEEALFLPENQFNWHIACSSCQRRIVGVRYQCSLCPSYNICEDCESGPYAHDSNHVLLKLRRPVVGSSEPFSHSRFSTPRLPAALEQARLQKQVDKNFLKAEKQRLRAEKKQRKAEVKELKKQLKLHRKIHLWNSIHGLQSPKSPLGRPESLLQSNTPMLPLQPCASVMPTLSAAFVDENLPDGTHLQPGTKFIKHWRMKNTGNVKWSTDTKLKFMWGNLTLASTEKKDVLVPCLKAGHVGVVSVEFIAPTLEGTYTSHWRLSHKGQQFGPRVWCSIIVDPFPYTESSDNIEKSMISSSKGADLTCQQEEALLPAKEETPPGETTEQAEGTGTCIPQKAKNAASERELYIPSVDLLTAQDLLSFELLDINIVQELERVPHNTPVDMTPCMSPLPHDSPLIEKPGLGQIQEESEGAGFKELPDSTVSVKKRAENISSVEEAEDDLSGTQFVCETVIRSLTLDAAPDHKPPCRQKSTHRAEFQLHTTEEQQPVVLPGFCSKESSLKFAPPEEGPLGDEREEIVRIVEEEAVMEEEEEDELRDEVQSQSSASSEDYIIILPECFDTSRPLGDSMYSSALSQPGLERGAEGEPGVEAGQEPVEAGERPPGGENQPQGHSINDILMTSQTLDTVPLTPEVVGPSPRLPRSPPYAQHHGSPGVDLPVTVPEVFSVPDQSRGELRGSSGLVNSRQKSSDHSRIRAQVSVGR
- the NBR1 gene encoding next to BRCA1 gene 1 protein isoform X5, which codes for MEPQVTLNVTFKNETQSFLVSDPENTTWADVEAMMAVKQGNQLQMQVHEGYRVVYEAPPPVGAEKRPVARTGKKPLAHYSSLVRVLGSDMKTPEEPAAQQFPPAPRDADQPQDKPPDWFTSYLETFREQVVKETVEKLEQKLREKLILQNPSLGSCPSEVSMPISEEALFLPENQFNWHIACSSCQRRIVGVRYQCSLCPSYNICEDCESGPYAHDSNHVLLKLRRPVVGSSEPFSHSRFSTPRLPAALEQARLQKQVDKNFLKAEKQRLRAEKKQRKAEVKELKKQLKLHRKIHLWNSIHGLQSPKSPLGRPESLLQSNTPMLPLQPCASVMPTLSAAFVDENLPDGTHLQPGTKFIKHWRMKNTGNVKWSTDTKLKFMWGNLTLASTEKKDVLVPCLKAGHVGVVSVEFIAPTLEGTYTSHWRLSHKGQQFGPRVWCSIIVDPFPYTESSDNIEKSMISSSKGADLTCQQEEALLPAKEETPPGETTEQAEGTGTCIPQKAKNAASERELYIPSVDLLTAQDLLSFELLDINIVQELERVPHNTPVDMTPCMSPLPHDSPLIEKPGLGQIQEESEGAGFKELPDSTVSVKKRAENISSVEEAEDDLSGTQFVCETVIRSLTLDAAPDHKPPCRQKSTHRAEFQLHTTEEQQPVVLPGFCSKESSLKFAPPEEGPLGDEREEIVRIVEEEAVMEEEEEDELRDEVQSQSSASSEDYIIILPECFDTSRPLGDSMYSSALSQPGLERGAEGEPGVEAGQEPVEAGERPPGGENQPQGHSINDILMTSQTLDTVPLTPEVVGPSPRLPRSPPYAQHHGSPGVDLPVTVPEVFSVPDQSRGELRGSSGLVNSRQKSSDHSSQ
- the NBR1 gene encoding next to BRCA1 gene 1 protein isoform X3 → MEPQVTLNVTFKNETQSFLVSDPENTTWADVEAMMAVKQGNQLQMQVHEGYRVVYEAPPPVGAEKRPVARTGKKPLAHYSSLVRVLGSDMKTPEEPAAQQFPPAPRDADQPQDKPPDWFTSYLETFREQVVKETVEKLEQKLREKLILQNPSLGSCPSEVSMPISEEALFLPENQFNWHIACSSCQRRIVGVRYQCSLCPSYNICEDCESGPYAHDSNHVLLKLRRPVVGSSEPFSHSRFSTPRLPAALEQARLQKQVDKNFLKAEKQRLRAEKKQRKAEVKELKKQLKLHRKIHLWNSIHGLQSPKSPLGRPESLLQSNTPMLPLQPCASVMPTLSAAFVDENLPDGTHLQPGTKFIKHWRMKNTGNVKWSTDTKLKFMWGNLTLASTEKKDVLVPCLKAGHVGVVSVEFIAPTLEGTYTSHWRLSHKGQQFGPRVWCSIIVDPFPYTESSDNIEKSMISSSKGADLTCQQEEALLPAKEETPPGETTEQAEGTGTCIPQKAKNAASERELYIPSVDLLTAQDLLSFELLDINIVQELERVPHNTPVDSTVSVKKRAENISSVEEAEDDLSGTQFVCETVIRSLTLDAAPDHKPPCRQKSTHRAEFQLHTTEEQQPVVLPGFCSKESSLKFAPPEEGPLGDEREEIVRIVEEEAVMEEEEEDELRDEVQSQSSASSEDYIIILPECFDTSRPLGDSMYSSALSQPGLERGAEGEPGVEAGQEPVEAGERPPGGENQPQGHSINDILMTSQTLDTVPLTPEVVGPSPRLPRSPPYAQHHGSPGVDLPVTVPEVFSVPDQSRGELRGSSGLVNSRQKSSDHSRHHHGSSIAGGLVKGALSVAASAYKALFAGPPVTAQPIVSEDQTAALMSHLFEMGFCDRQLNLRLLKKHNYNILQVVTELLQINNDDWYSHRY
- the NBR1 gene encoding next to BRCA1 gene 1 protein isoform X6 — its product is MEPQVTLNVTFKNETQSFLVSDPENTTWADVEAMVKVSFDLNTIQIKYLDEENEEVSINSQGEYEEALKMAVKQGNQLQMQVHEGYRVVYEAPPPVGAEKRPVARTGKKPLAHYSSLVRVLGSDMKTPEEPAAQQFPPAPRDADQPQDKPPDWFTSYLETFREQVVKETVEKLEQKLREKLILQNPSLGSCPSEVSMPISEEALFLPENQFNWHIACSSCQRRIVGVRYQCSLCPSYNICEDCESGPYAHDSNHVLLKLRRPVVGSSEPFSHSRFSTPRLPAALEQARLQKQVDKNFLKAEKQRLRAEKKQRKAEVKELKKQLKLHRKIHLWNSIHGLQSPKSPLGRPESLLQSNTPMLPLQPCASVMPTLSAAFVDENLPDGTHLQPGTKFIKHWRMKNTGNVKWSTDTKLKFMWGNLTLASTEKKDVLVPCLKAGHVGVVSVEFIAPTLEGTYTSHWRLSHKGQQFGPRVWCSIIVDPFPYTESSDNIEKSMISSSKGADLTCQQEEALLPAKEETPPGETTEQAEGTGTCIPQKAKNAASERELYIPSVDLLTAQDLLSFELLDINIVQELERVPHNTPVDMTPCMSPLPHDSPLIEKPGLGQIQEESEGAGFKELPDSTVSVKKRAENISSVEEAEDDLSGTQFVCETVIRSLTLDAAPDHKPPCRQKSTHRAEFQLHTTEEQQPVVLPGFCSKESSLKFAPPEEGPLGDEREEIVRIVEEEAVMEEEEEDELRDEVQSQSSASSEDYIIILPECFDTSRPLGDSMYSSALSQPGLERGAEGEPGVEAGQEPVEAGERPPGGENQPQGHSINDILMTSQTLDTVPLTPEVVGPSPRLPRSPPYAQHHGSPGVDLPVTVPEVFSVPDQSRGELRGSSGLVNSRQKSSDHSRHHHGSSIAGGLVKGALSVAASAYKALFAGPPVTAQPIVSEDQTAALMSHLFEMGFCDRQLNLRLLKKHNYNILQVVTELLQINNDDWYSHRY
- the NBR1 gene encoding next to BRCA1 gene 1 protein isoform X2 produces the protein MEPQVTLNVTFKNETQSFLVSDPENTTWADVEAMMAVKQGNQLQMQVHEGYRVVYEAPPPVGAEKRPVARTGKKPLAHYSSLVRVLGSDMKTPEEPAAQFPPAPRDADQPQDKPPDWFTSYLETFREQVVKETVEKLEQKLREKLILQNPSLGSCPSEVSMPISEEALFLPENQFNWHIACSSCQRRIVGVRYQCSLCPSYNICEDCESGPYAHDSNHVLLKLRRPVVGSSEPFSHSRFSTPRLPAALEQARLQKQVDKNFLKAEKQRLRAEKKQRKAEVKELKKQLKLHRKIHLWNSIHGLQSPKSPLGRPESLLQSNTPMLPLQPCASVMPTLSAAFVDENLPDGTHLQPGTKFIKHWRMKNTGNVKWSTDTKLKFMWGNLTLASTEKKDVLVPCLKAGHVGVVSVEFIAPTLEGTYTSHWRLSHKGQQFGPRVWCSIIVDPFPYTESSDNIEKSMISSSKGADLTCQQEEALLPAKEETPPGETTEQAEGTGTCIPQKAKNAASERELYIPSVDLLTAQDLLSFELLDINIVQELERVPHNTPVDMTPCMSPLPHDSPLIEKPGLGQIQEESEGAGFKELPDSTVSVKKRAENISSVEEAEDDLSGTQFVCETVIRSLTLDAAPDHKPPCRQKSTHRAEFQLHTTEEQQPVVLPGFCSKESSLKFAPPEEGPLGDEREEIVRIVEEEAVMEEEEEDELRDEVQSQSSASSEDYIIILPECFDTSRPLGDSMYSSALSQPGLERGAEGEPGVEAGQEPVEAGERPPGGENQPQGHSINDILMTSQTLDTVPLTPEVVGPSPRLPRSPPYAQHHGSPGVDLPVTVPEVFSVPDQSRGELRGSSGLVNSRQKSSDHSRHHHGSSIAGGLVKGALSVAASAYKALFAGPPVTAQPIVSEDQTAALMSHLFEMGFCDRQLNLRLLKKHNYNILQVVTELLQINNDDWYSHRY